The Propionispora vibrioides genomic sequence AAAGCCATCTATCTTATTTGATAATATTTACAATACCAATCAGTAAATTTTTGCAAACCTTCCTCAATTGTTGTAGCTGGCTTAAAGCCTATGGCCTGATACAATAAATCGGTTGAAGCATACGTGGCAGGCACATCGCCAGGTTTCATCGGCTCAAACTTCTTTTTAAATACAACCTCTTTGCCCATGGACTTACTCAGGCATTTTTCCAATGTTGTAATAAACACCATTAACTTTTCCGGCTGGTTATTACCAATATTAAAAACCCGATGCAGTGCGGCATTTTTACCATCAGGTGGATTAGCCAAAAGCCGTTCTATTCCTTCCACAATATCATCAATATACGTAAAATCCCGGTAGAGATCATTCGCTAAATCACCATTGTTAAAAACCTGAATCGCTTCACCGGCAAAATATTTTTGGGCAAAGCCAAAATAAGCCATATCCGGACGGCCCAATGGTCCATAGACAGTAAAAAAGCGAAGGCCGGTCGCCGGAATATGGTACAGATGGCTGTAGGTGTAGGCCATTAGCTCATTTGACTTTTTAGTCGCCGCATAGAGGGAAACAGGATGATCGACTGAATCCGCTTCCTCAAAGGGCACCTTTTTATTTGCACCATAAACGGAACTGGACGATGCATAGACAAGGTGTTCTACCGAGTGAAACCGGCAGGCCTCAAGAATATGAAAAAAACCTACCACATTGCTCTGGATATAGGCGTCAGGATTTTCGAGAGAATAGCGCACACCGGCTTGAGCTGCCAGGTTAACTACAATATCAGGCTTATATTTTTCAAATACTTGAGAAACTGCCGTCTTGTCGGAAATATCTCCCTCGACAAACACAAACTTACTAAAAGCTTTTAGTTCTTCCAGGCGAGTATACTTTAGTTTAACATCGTAGTAATCATTGATATTGTCAATGCCGATTACCCGGCAGCCTTGCGTCAGCAGTTTCCGGGATAAAAAATATCCGATAAATCCTGCCGCGCCAGTAATTAGATACGTTTTATCTGTATTTAATGGTTGGTATGTTGGCATATACAACTCGCTCCTTTTAGCCTATTTCCTGCCAACGGAATAATATTCTACCCCGGCTTCCTTCATTGTGCTAACTTCATATAGGTTTCTGCCATCATAAACCAGAGGGGTTCTCATCTTGGCCTTATACTCTGCAGGTTTAACAGCCTTTATTTCACCCCATTCAGTAAAGATAAAGCAGACATTGGCACCATTTAGCGCTTCTTCCGGGCCATTGACATACGTAATGCTGCCGCTGCCGTTTGCTGCTCCTTCGGGGTATTTCCGCTTAAAGTTGTCCATTCCAACAGGATCATAGGCATAAATATCGGCTCCCTGTTCCAGTAATAACGGTATATTTTCCAAGGAAGGAGCCTCTCGCAGGTCATCTGTTCCCGGTTTAAATGTCAAGCCCAGAACTGCTACCTTCAATCCATGAAAGGTAATGAGTCTTCTACTTGCCTTTTTAAACAATAGTGTCTTTTGATCCGCATTAACCTCAATGGCAGCCTTCACTGTCCGGAATTCATACCCGTTCTGCCGGGCCAGATATTCCAATGCCTTGGTATCCTTAGGAAAACAGGAACCACCATAACCAATCCCCGCATTAAGGAACTTACTGCCAATACGGTCATCAAAACTCATGCCTTTTGCAACATCTTGAATATCGGCCCCCACCAGTTCGCAAAGGTTGGCAATATCATTCATATAAGAAATTTTCAGTGCCAGAAAATCATTGGACGCATATTTAATCATTTCCGCCGAACGCCGGTTGACAGACACGATCGGCAGCTTAAACGGCTCATATATCTGCATGAGCATATTCTCAGCCCACTTGCTTTCCGTGCCGATAATAATCCTTTTTGCATGCAAGGTGTCATACACTGCAGTTCCCTGCGCCAAAAACTCAGGGTTGGACGCTACTTCAACCTTGACATCATTCACCAGAAAATCGTTGATAAATTGTTCCACTTTGTCATTCGTTCCCACAGGGACAGTGGATTTAACTACCACCAGACAATCTTTTTCAATGTTTTCCGCAATCTGCCTTGCTACCGTTGCAATATAGGATAAATTAGCAGAACCATCCGGCTGCTCGGGAGTCCCCACACCGATAAAAATAGCGTCGGCTGCTTTATAAGCTGAAACATAGTCTGTGGTGTAATCCAGTCTGCCTGCCTTATAATTCTTGCGCATTAATTCTTCCAGTCCGGCTTCAAAAATAGGAGAAATTCCTTGCTTCATCATTTTTACTTTATGATCGTCAATATCAACACAAATTACCTGATGACCGACCTCAGCGAAACAAACTCCTGCCACCAGGCCCACATACCCGGTTCCCGCCACCGCTATTTTAAACATATTTACCATCTCCCCTTATTTTACGAAAGAGCTTTATTTCTTTAGATGATGACTTTTCCAACATTGTGTAACT encodes the following:
- a CDS encoding SDR family NAD(P)-dependent oxidoreductase, producing the protein MPTYQPLNTDKTYLITGAAGFIGYFLSRKLLTQGCRVIGIDNINDYYDVKLKYTRLEELKAFSKFVFVEGDISDKTAVSQVFEKYKPDIVVNLAAQAGVRYSLENPDAYIQSNVVGFFHILEACRFHSVEHLVYASSSSVYGANKKVPFEEADSVDHPVSLYAATKKSNELMAYTYSHLYHIPATGLRFFTVYGPLGRPDMAYFGFAQKYFAGEAIQVFNNGDLANDLYRDFTYIDDIVEGIERLLANPPDGKNAALHRVFNIGNNQPEKLMVFITTLEKCLSKSMGKEVVFKKKFEPMKPGDVPATYASTDLLYQAIGFKPATTIEEGLQKFTDWYCKYYQIR
- a CDS encoding UDP-glucose dehydrogenase family protein encodes the protein MFKIAVAGTGYVGLVAGVCFAEVGHQVICVDIDDHKVKMMKQGISPIFEAGLEELMRKNYKAGRLDYTTDYVSAYKAADAIFIGVGTPEQPDGSANLSYIATVARQIAENIEKDCLVVVKSTVPVGTNDKVEQFINDFLVNDVKVEVASNPEFLAQGTAVYDTLHAKRIIIGTESKWAENMLMQIYEPFKLPIVSVNRRSAEMIKYASNDFLALKISYMNDIANLCELVGADIQDVAKGMSFDDRIGSKFLNAGIGYGGSCFPKDTKALEYLARQNGYEFRTVKAAIEVNADQKTLLFKKASRRLITFHGLKVAVLGLTFKPGTDDLREAPSLENIPLLLEQGADIYAYDPVGMDNFKRKYPEGAANGSGSITYVNGPEEALNGANVCFIFTEWGEIKAVKPAEYKAKMRTPLVYDGRNLYEVSTMKEAGVEYYSVGRK